One genomic window of Candidatus Eisenbacteria bacterium includes the following:
- a CDS encoding dodecin family protein: protein MAVARVTEITSSSTKSFEDAIRVGIERADKTLDNLKGAWVQEQTMKIEGGKIVEYRVNMKVTFVLKD, encoded by the coding sequence ATGGCGGTCGCGAGAGTCACGGAGATCACGTCGTCCTCTACCAAGAGCTTCGAAGACGCCATCCGGGTCGGCATCGAGAGAGCCGACAAGACGCTCGACAATCTCAAGGGCGCGTGGGTCCAGGAGCAGACGATGAAGATCGAAGGCGGCAAGATCGTGGAGTACCGCGTGAACATGAAGGTCACGTTCGTTCTCAAGGATTGA